The Paraburkholderia sp. FT54 genome contains the following window.
GCGGCCGCAAAGACCGGCATCCCGGACAGTACGCTGGTGAAGTCGCTGCCCGGATTCAGAAATGGCTATGCAACCGTGAGCGGCTTCAGGCTGCATTATGTGGTCGGCGGCAAGGGCGCGCCGCTCGTGTTGCTGCCCGGTTGGCCCGAAACGTCGTGGACCTTCCACAAGATCATGCCAGCGCTCGCCGGGCATTACACCGTGATCGTGGTCGATCTGCGCGGCATGGGCGCTTCGTCGAAGCCCGCCGACGGTTACGACAAGAAAACCATGGCCGTCGATATTCACGAACTCGTGAAGTCACTCGGTTACGACAAGGCCAGCGTTGCCGGCCATGACATCGGCTCGGCCGTCGCGTTCGCCTATGCGGCGAACTATCCGCAGGCCACAGATCGGCTCGTGATGCTCGAACTGCCCCACCCCGACGATAGTCTTCTGACGTTTCCACTGCTGCCGCAAGGTAATGTCGGTGACAAGCCTGGCAATGCGCGACCGTACCTGTGGTGGTTCGGGTTCAACCAGATTCACGGACTCCCGGAGAAGTTGCTTGCCGGCCGCTTCGGGCTTGAGCAGAACTGGATCTTCACCTATTTTTTGAAGAACGAAAGCGCGATCGATGCACGCGACCGCGCGGTCTACGAGCACGCGTACAACAGCGTCGATGCCATTCGCGCAAGCGACGCCTGGTATCAGGTGCTGCCGCAAGACATCGTCGATTACAGGAACTACGGCAAGCTCGATATGCCCGTTCTCGCGATGGGCGGCCCCGCCTACGGGTGGATGAAGAAAGTCATCGGACAAAAGGCGGAAAACCTCAGCGCGGTCGAAGTGCAGAACAGCGGCCACTTTGTCCAGGAGGAGCAACCCGAGCTTGTCGCGCAGACGATGCTCGACTTTCTGCAACGCACATACGATTGATCAACGCATGTATGCGGACACTTTCGCAATCAAGTGTGTATATGCATACATAAACCGGATTCTGTTTAAG
Protein-coding sequences here:
- a CDS encoding alpha/beta hydrolase, which encodes MNAIIRTGCASIVVAALMAATSPGYTQTSATEAPVATHARKPAAAKTGIPDSTLVKSLPGFRNGYATVSGFRLHYVVGGKGAPLVLLPGWPETSWTFHKIMPALAGHYTVIVVDLRGMGASSKPADGYDKKTMAVDIHELVKSLGYDKASVAGHDIGSAVAFAYAANYPQATDRLVMLELPHPDDSLLTFPLLPQGNVGDKPGNARPYLWWFGFNQIHGLPEKLLAGRFGLEQNWIFTYFLKNESAIDARDRAVYEHAYNSVDAIRASDAWYQVLPQDIVDYRNYGKLDMPVLAMGGPAYGWMKKVIGQKAENLSAVEVQNSGHFVQEEQPELVAQTMLDFLQRTYD